A segment of the Streptomyces sp. Tu 2975 genome:
TCGTCATCCCGATGTTCATCTCGCCGATCGTCGGTATGGCCGTCGGTTACCTCGTGATGGTCGGCATCATGTGGATGTTCCGCAAGGCCAACCCGCACAAGGCCAAGCGCGGCTTCCGGATCGCGCAGACCGTGTCCGCGGCGGGTATGGCGCTCGGCCACGGCCTCCAGGACGCGCAGAAGACGATGGGCATCGTCGTGATGGCCCTCGTCATCGCCGATGTCGAGAACCAGGGCGACCCGATCCCCGCCTGGGTCAAGATCGCCTGTGCGCTGATGCTGTCACTGGGTACGTACGCCGGTGGCTGGCGGATCATGCGGACGCTCGGCCGCAAGATCATCGAGCTGGACCCGCCGCAGGGCTTCGCGGCGGAGACCACGGGTGCGTCGATCATGTTCGGCTCGGCGTTCCTGTTCCACGCGCCGATCTCGACGACGCATGTGATCACCTCGGCGATCATGGGCGTCGGCGCGACGAAGCGGGTGAACGCGGTGCGGTGGGGTGTCGCGAAGAACATCATCCTCGGGTGGTTCATCACGATGCCGGCGGCGGCGATGGTGGCGGCGGCCAGCTACGGCGTGGTGTACCTGATCTTCGGCTGAGCCCGCGTGGGGGCGGGCGTGAGCCTGTTCCCCTCCCCGCCCCTTCCTGGAACCGGGGCTCCGCCCCGGACCCCGCGCCTTCCCGAACCGGGCACCGCCCCGGGCGCTTCGCGCGGTGTTTCGGGGGCTCCACCCCCGGACCCCCGCGCCTCGAACGCTGAGGTGCCGCGCAGCGGCATGTGCAGCCCGTCCGGTGTCCCGGTCCCGTACCCACGCCCGGTCCGGACCCGTCCGCGGCCTCACGCGCCCCGGCCCGGTCGCCGCCGCGGAGAGGTGGACCGGGGCGGGGCAGCGGCGCGGTGGTGGTGGAGGACGTGGTGGGGCCCGCCCCCTGGGAGAGGGGCGGGCCCCTTCGTCCTGGGGTGGCACCGCCATGCAGCACCCCAGACGTCTGCTCCCCGGCGTTCCGGGGCCTCTGTCAGCCGAAGCGACCGGAGATGTAGTCCTCGGTCGCCTGGACGGACGGGTTCGCGAAGATCCGCTCGGTGTCGTCGATCTCGATCAGCTTGCCGGGCTGGCCGACCGCCGAGAGGTTGAAGAACGCCGTGCGGTCGGAGACGCGCGCCGCCTGCTGCATGTTGTGCGTCACGATGACGATCGTGAAGCGCTCCTTCAGTTCGCCGATCAGGTCCTCGATCGCGAGGGTCGAGATCGGGTCGAGCGCCGAGCACGGCTCGTCCATCAGCAGTACGTCCGGCTCGACCGCGATCGCGCGCGCGATGCACAGGCGCTGCTGCTGGCCGCCGGACAGGCCGGAGCCGGGCTTGTTGAGCCGGTCCTTGACCTCGTTCCAGAGGTTGGCTCCCCGTAGGGAGCGCTCGACGATCTCCGCCAGCTGGTTCTTCTTGTAGGTGCCGTTCAGCCGCAGGCCCGCCGCGACGTTGTCGAAGATCGACATCGTGGGGAAGGGGTTGGGCCGCTGGAAGACCATGCCGACCGTGCGGCGCACGGCGACCGGGTCGACGTCCTTGGCGTACAGGTTCTCGTCGTCCAGCAGCACCTTGCCCTCGACGCGGCCACCGGGGGTGACCTCGTGCATACGGTTCAGGGTGCGCAGGAAGGTGGACTTTCCGCAGCCGGACGGGCCGATGAAGGCGGTCACCGAGCGGGGCTCCACGGTCATGGAGATGTCGTCGATCGCCTTGTGGGAGCCGTAGTAGGCGGTCAGACCCGATACGTCGATTCGCTTGGCCATGGTGGTTCTACTTTCCGGTCTTCGGGGCCTTCCAGCGGGCGATGCCGCGGGCCACCAGGTTGAGGATCATGACGAAGGCGATCAGAACCAGGGCGGCGCCCCAGGCGCGCGCGAACGAGGCGTCGGTGCCGACGGAGTACTGCTCGTACACGTACAGCGGCAGGGAGGACTGGGCGCCTTCGAAGGGGTTCGGGTTGATCAGCTTCGTGCCGAAAACGAGGAGCAGTACCGGAGCGGTCTCACCGGTGACACGCGCGACGGCGAGCATCACGCCGGTGGTGATGCCACCGATCGCGGTGGGCAGGACCACCTTCAGGATGGTCCGCCACTTCGGTACGCCCAGGGCGAGTGAGGCTTCGCGCAGCTCGTTCGGGACCAGCTTCAGCATTTCCTCGGTGGAGCGGACGACCACCGGCATCATCAGGATGGCGAGCGCGAGACCGCCGGCGAAGCCGGAGGGGCCGAAGCCGAGCATCAGGTTCCAGGTGGCGAGGACGAACAGGCCCGCGACGATGGAGGGGATGCCGGTCATGACGTCGACGAAGAAGGTGACGGCCTTGGCCAGCTTCCCGCGCCCGTACTCGACGAGGTAGATGGCGGTGAGCAGGCCGATCGGGGCGGCGATGACCGCGGCGATGAGAACCTGCTCGATCGTGCCGAGCAGTGCGTGGTAGATGCCGCCGCCGGGCTCGGCGTCGAGGACGCCGTTCATGGAGTGGCCGAGGAAGTAGCCGTCGACCACCTCCATGCCCTTGGTGATCGTGACCCAGGCCAGCGAGAACAGCGGCACGACGGCGAGTACGAAGCACACCCAGACGAGGCTGGTGGCGACGCGGTCCTTGGCCTGGCGGGAGTTCTCCACCTTCGTGGTGATCACGTAGGTGGCGAGGACGAAGACGAGGGCGGCGATCATGCCCCACTGGACGCGGCTCTGCCAGCCGGCCGCCAGGCCGATGCCGCAGCCTGCGGCGATGGAGCCCGCCGCGATGGCTGCCGGGGCCCAGCGCGGGAGGCGGGCGTGGGAGAGCGGACCGCTGCGTACGGTGGCAACCGGACGCTTGTCCTGGACGAGCTGGCTCATGCGTTGGCCCCCGAGTACTCCTTGCGGCGGGCGATGATCGCGCGGGCCGCTCCGTTGACCAGCAGGGTGATCACGAACAGGACGAGGCCGGAGGCGATCAGGGCGTCGCGGCCGAATTCGTCCGCCTCGTTGAACTTCGCGGCGATGTTCTGGGCGAAGGTGCCGCCGCCCGGGTCGAGCAGGTGCCCGGAGATGATGAAGCTCGGCGACAGGACGACGGCGACGGCCATCGTCTCGCCGAGGGCACGGCCGAGGCCCAGCATGGAGGCGCTGATGATGCCGGAGCGGCCGAAGGGCAGCACCGACATCCGGATGACCTCCCAGCGGGTGGCGCCGAGCGCCAGGGCGGCCTCTTCGTGCATCTTCGGCACCTGGAGGAAGACCTCGCGGGTGACGTTGGTGATGATCGGCAGGATCATGATCGCGAGCAGGATGCCCACGGTGAACAGGTTGCGGGCGACGCCTTCGCCGGTCTTCTCGAAGATGTACGTCCAGCCGAGGTACTCGTTGAGCCAACTGTTCAGGCCGTCGAGGTAGGGGACCAGGAAGATGGCGCCCCAGAGGCCGTAGATGATGCTGGGAACGGCTGCGAGCAGGTCGACGACGTACGCGAGCGGCGTGGCGATCTTCCGCGGCGCGTAGTGCGAGATGAACAGTGCGATGCCGATGGCGACCGGCACGGCGATGACCATCGCGATGACCGAGCTGACGACGGTGCCGAAGGCGAGTACGGCGATGCCGAAGACCGGCGGGTCACCGGCCGGGTTCCACTCGGACGTGGTCAGGAAGTTGGCGTCGTCCTTCGAGATGGCGATGCCCGCGCGGTACGCGAGGAATCCCGCGATCGCGGCCATGATGACCAGGAGCGAAATGCCTGCTCCCCGGGACAGGCCCAGGAATATGCGGTCGCCGGGTCGGGGCTTGCCGCGGGTGGTGCCCGTTTGCTGCGGGGCACGGGGCGGTGGGGCTGATGCGGTGGTTGCTGTATCCATCGGGGTCTCCGGTCTGCGGAGCCGGCAGGCTCCAGGCGGCGGTGCACCGGATGCCGGGGCCGGTCCGTCTCAGGCGGACCGGCCCCGGCCGGACATCAGGACAGGGTGGGGACGATCTCGCGGACCTTGGCCGCGATCTCGGCGGGCAGCGGCGCGTAGCCGGCATCCGTGAGGACCTTCTGGCCCTCGTCGCTCGCGGTGTAGTTGAGGAACGCCTTCAGGGTCGGCAGGGTCTCCGCCTTGTTGCCCTTGTCGCAGGCGATCTCGTACGTCACGAGGATGATCGGGTAGGCGCCCTCGGCCTTGGTCTTGTAGTCGAGGGACAGGGCCAGGTCCTTGCCGGTGCCCTTGACCTTGGCGGCGGCGATGGCCTTGGAGGCGTTCTCGCTCGTCGCCTCGACCGGGGCGGCGGCACCGGTGTCCAGCTTGACGGTGGAGATCGACTGCGAGGTCGCGTACGACAGCTCGAAGTAGCCGATCGAGCCCTGCGTCTGCTTCACCTGGGCGGCGACACCCGAGGAACCGTTGGCGGCCTGGCCGCCGGGGGCCAGCCACGACTTCGACTTGGGGTCGTGCTTCCAGTCGGCCGGGGCGGCCTCGCTGAGGTACTTGTGCAGGTTCTGCGTGGTGCCCGACTCGTCGGAGCGGTGGAAGGCCTGGATGGAGGAGCTCGGCAGCTTCGCGTCGGGGTTGAGCTTCGCGATGGCCGGGTCGTTCCACTTGGTGATCTTCGAGTCGAAGATCTTCGCGATGGTCGCGGAGTCGAGGACGAGGTCGTCCACGCCCTCCAGGTTGTAGCCGATCGCGACGGGGCCGCCGACCATCGGGAGGTTGATCCCCTGGCCGCCCTTGCAGATCTTCTTCGACTCCTCGACCTCTTCCGGCTTCAGCGCGGAGTCGGAGCCGGCGAAGGCGACCTGGCCCTGGGTGAACTTGGTGATACCGCCACCGGAGCCGATGGGCTGGTAGTTGACCTCGACGCCGGAACAGGCGGCCTGGAAGTTCTTCACCCACAGGTCCATGGCGTTCTTCTGCGCGCTCGAGCCGGCCGCGAGGATCTGGCCCTTGGCCTCGTCGCACTTGATGTTCGACGCGGCGTTGGTCTTGTCGCCGCCGTCGGAGCCGGTGGCCGTGTTGTCGTCCGAGCCACACGCCGTGAGGACCAGGGCGCCGGAGATCGCGAGGGCGCCGAGCGCGGTGGCGCGAAGCCCGTTCTTGCGCTGAAGCTTCACTTTCTGGTGTTCCTTCCAGTTGCCGCCGTCCGTGGCGGCGTGCGTCGGGGTGGGGGACCGGCACCGTGCCGGTCACCGTCTGAGGCCGAAATTAGGCAGATGAGATGAAGCGGCCGACTGGCGAGAGTGAACGCAAGGTGAACCGTGCCCGGCGACCCGGTGCCCGTTCGAATGTCCACTCGTTCGCGGTTCCGATGCATACGGGGCGCCCCCGGGTGGTCACGTTGTGTGAAGCGCTTCGAGGAGTGCGTCGACCAGTTCGCGGTCGCGGGGCTGGGTGAGCCGGGTCCGCGCCGCGGAGGGCGGCAGCCACACGATGGCGTCGACCTCGTCGCCGGCGGCGAAGGAACCGCTGGTCGCCTCGGCGGCCCAGTAGAAGACCTGCTTGGACCGGCCGCCCGTGAGGTATCGGACGGTGGGGAGTCGGGCGCCGGGGACGCAGCGGTGGCCGGTCTCCTCCAGCACCTCGCGCAGGGCGGCGGCGAGGGTGTCCTCGCCGGGCTTGAGCTTGCCCTTCGGGTGCGACCAGTCGTCGTACTTGGGGCGGTGCACCAGGCAGATCTCGATGCCGCCGTCCCGGCGCGGGGCGCGGCGCCAGAGCACGCACCCCGCGGCGAGCACGGTGGCCCCGCCGTTCATGGCGCCGTGACCGCCGTAGTGGCGTGCCGCCATTCCTGCTGGAAGGCGAACCTGGCCGCCTCGACCTCGTGCCGCTGGTCGGCGTGGAGCACGCCGAGGGCGTACGCGGTGGCCGGGGCGATGCGCGGGGTGCGGGCGGCCGTGGCCGCTGCGGCTGCCGCTTCCGCCGCGTCGCGGTGCCGGTCGAGCAGGATGCCCGCGTGACACAGGACGGGGTCGGTGCCGGGGTGCAGCACCTCCTGCGCGTAGCGGTGCAGCCGCAGCAGTCTGCGGACGTCGTGCCAGGGGGCGTCCTGCGCCTCACCGGCGGGAGCCGCGGCGAGGCCGCTGAACAGCGCCTCCGCGTTGTACGGGTGGGCCGCCCTGCGCAGCGGCAGTTCGGCGACCGCCGCCAGCAGCCGTCGCTCGGCGGCCTCCGCGCGCAGCGCCAGGGTCTCGGCTGCCGGACCGGCGGCCGCGGGGCCGAGAGGGAGCTCGGAGGCCAGTAGAGCGACGGCGTCGGCGACCGCGTGGAAGCGGGAGGAGCCGAGTGCCTGGAGTGCGCCGGAGTGGGCGCGGGTCCGCGCGAGGGTGAGTTGCCGCTCCAGCAGCGCCGCGGCGCGGGCGGCCCCTACGGCGAGCGCGCCGTTGCCGGAGGGGGAGCCGGCCGTACGTCCGGCGCGGTCCGCCGCCGCTGTGGTCACCGTGGCGCGGACGCCGCGGGAGGCCGGACGTTCGCCGGCCGCAGGCGTCCCGTGGTCCGTGCCGGCGCTGTCCGCGAGCGCGGCCGGTGCCGTGTCAGCCGTGCCGGCGGCGAGGGCGCCCGGTGCCCCGTCACGCACGGCGTGGCCGTCCGCGTCGCCGGAGTCGGCGGGGCCCGTCGGGAGGTGCGCAGCAGCCGGGGCTTCGGCCGGGGGGTGGGGACCGGACTCGCCCCCGAGCGAACCGTTGTGCGCCGTGGAGCCGTACAGCGGCAGGCTCTCGCCGCGGGCCGGCGGCAACGGGGCCGTGCCCGAAAGGCGGGACAGGGCGTCCAGCAAGCGGGACAGGCGTGAGGTGCACGCGTGCTCCTGGGCCAGGGTCGTGGACAGCCACGCCAACTCCGTGCGCAGGCCGTCCGCCCAGGGCGGGTCGAGCAGCGGGCGGAACGTGTGGAGCGTCCCGCTGATGCGGCGGGACGCGGCCCGCAGCGAGCGGGCCGCGTCCGCGACCGCCGCCGTCTCCGCGCCGCTCTCGCCGTGCCGGCGCAGACTGCGCAGGAAGTCGCCGGCCTGGGCATGGAGGTAGTGGGCCACCGCCTCGCCCGCCGTGCCCGCGAGGACGGTGTTCCGCCGGGAAGGTTCAGGGCTGTGCACGCCGGCGCCTCCGGGCGTCTATGAGCATCTCCTGTACGTGCCGCAGCGGCTGGCCTTCGGAGTCCGTCGCATGCCGGGTCCACGCGCCGTCCGGGCCGAGGTGCCAGGAGGCCGTGGTGTCGGACATGCCGGTCTCGAAGAGCCTGGTGAGGGCCGCGCGGTGGGCCGGTTCGGTGACCCGTACCAGCGCCTCGATCCGGCGATCGAGGTTCCTGTGCATCATGTCGGCGCTGCCGAACCACACTTCGGGCTCGCCGCCGTTGCCGAAGGCGAAGACCCGGGAGTGCTCCAGGAAGCGGCCGAGGATCGAGCGGACCCGGATGTTCTCCGAGAGCCCGGTCACGCCGGGGCGTATC
Coding sequences within it:
- a CDS encoding CHAD domain-containing protein, producing MHSPEPSRRNTVLAGTAGEAVAHYLHAQAGDFLRSLRRHGESGAETAAVADAARSLRAASRRISGTLHTFRPLLDPPWADGLRTELAWLSTTLAQEHACTSRLSRLLDALSRLSGTAPLPPARGESLPLYGSTAHNGSLGGESGPHPPAEAPAAAHLPTGPADSGDADGHAVRDGAPGALAAGTADTAPAALADSAGTDHGTPAAGERPASRGVRATVTTAAADRAGRTAGSPSGNGALAVGAARAAALLERQLTLARTRAHSGALQALGSSRFHAVADAVALLASELPLGPAAAGPAAETLALRAEAAERRLLAAVAELPLRRAAHPYNAEALFSGLAAAPAGEAQDAPWHDVRRLLRLHRYAQEVLHPGTDPVLCHAGILLDRHRDAAEAAAAAATAARTPRIAPATAYALGVLHADQRHEVEAARFAFQQEWRHATTAVTAP
- the pstC gene encoding phosphate ABC transporter permease subunit PstC, with protein sequence MDTATTASAPPPRAPQQTGTTRGKPRPGDRIFLGLSRGAGISLLVIMAAIAGFLAYRAGIAISKDDANFLTTSEWNPAGDPPVFGIAVLAFGTVVSSVIAMVIAVPVAIGIALFISHYAPRKIATPLAYVVDLLAAVPSIIYGLWGAIFLVPYLDGLNSWLNEYLGWTYIFEKTGEGVARNLFTVGILLAIMILPIITNVTREVFLQVPKMHEEAALALGATRWEVIRMSVLPFGRSGIISASMLGLGRALGETMAVAVVLSPSFIISGHLLDPGGGTFAQNIAAKFNEADEFGRDALIASGLVLFVITLLVNGAARAIIARRKEYSGANA
- the pstB gene encoding phosphate ABC transporter ATP-binding protein PstB; the protein is MAKRIDVSGLTAYYGSHKAIDDISMTVEPRSVTAFIGPSGCGKSTFLRTLNRMHEVTPGGRVEGKVLLDDENLYAKDVDPVAVRRTVGMVFQRPNPFPTMSIFDNVAAGLRLNGTYKKNQLAEIVERSLRGANLWNEVKDRLNKPGSGLSGGQQQRLCIARAIAVEPDVLLMDEPCSALDPISTLAIEDLIGELKERFTIVIVTHNMQQAARVSDRTAFFNLSAVGQPGKLIEIDDTERIFANPSVQATEDYISGRFG
- the pstS gene encoding phosphate ABC transporter substrate-binding protein PstS, with protein sequence MKLQRKNGLRATALGALAISGALVLTACGSDDNTATGSDGGDKTNAASNIKCDEAKGQILAAGSSAQKNAMDLWVKNFQAACSGVEVNYQPIGSGGGITKFTQGQVAFAGSDSALKPEEVEESKKICKGGQGINLPMVGGPVAIGYNLEGVDDLVLDSATIAKIFDSKITKWNDPAIAKLNPDAKLPSSSIQAFHRSDESGTTQNLHKYLSEAAPADWKHDPKSKSWLAPGGQAANGSSGVAAQVKQTQGSIGYFELSYATSQSISTVKLDTGAAAPVEATSENASKAIAAAKVKGTGKDLALSLDYKTKAEGAYPIILVTYEIACDKGNKAETLPTLKAFLNYTASDEGQKVLTDAGYAPLPAEIAAKVREIVPTLS
- a CDS encoding NUDIX hydrolase, which translates into the protein MNGGATVLAAGCVLWRRAPRRDGGIEICLVHRPKYDDWSHPKGKLKPGEDTLAAALREVLEETGHRCVPGARLPTVRYLTGGRSKQVFYWAAEATSGSFAAGDEVDAIVWLPPSAARTRLTQPRDRELVDALLEALHTT
- the pstA gene encoding phosphate ABC transporter permease PstA, translating into MSQLVQDKRPVATVRSGPLSHARLPRWAPAAIAAGSIAAGCGIGLAAGWQSRVQWGMIAALVFVLATYVITTKVENSRQAKDRVATSLVWVCFVLAVVPLFSLAWVTITKGMEVVDGYFLGHSMNGVLDAEPGGGIYHALLGTIEQVLIAAVIAAPIGLLTAIYLVEYGRGKLAKAVTFFVDVMTGIPSIVAGLFVLATWNLMLGFGPSGFAGGLALAILMMPVVVRSTEEMLKLVPNELREASLALGVPKWRTILKVVLPTAIGGITTGVMLAVARVTGETAPVLLLVFGTKLINPNPFEGAQSSLPLYVYEQYSVGTDASFARAWGAALVLIAFVMILNLVARGIARWKAPKTGK
- a CDS encoding inorganic phosphate transporter translates to MDTFALVVTIGVALFFTYTNGFHDSANAIATSVSTRALTPRVALAMAAVMNLAGAFLGQGVAKTVSEGLIETPVGSRGMGILFAALVGAIVWNLITWYFGLPSSSSHALFGGMVGAALAGGTEVIWTGVLEKVVIPMFISPIVGMAVGYLVMVGIMWMFRKANPHKAKRGFRIAQTVSAAGMALGHGLQDAQKTMGIVVMALVIADVENQGDPIPAWVKIACALMLSLGTYAGGWRIMRTLGRKIIELDPPQGFAAETTGASIMFGSAFLFHAPISTTHVITSAIMGVGATKRVNAVRWGVAKNIILGWFITMPAAAMVAAASYGVVYLIFG